A window of the Thermoplasmatales archaeon genome harbors these coding sequences:
- a CDS encoding ferritin has product MGTKGRGIVKDLNKIVNELKKALADEWLAYYQYWAGAKIVKGAMREVIAGELEEHAKDELKHAEMIVNRLLQLGEKPILSPKEWYSLTNCGYEIPSEDCKKIIEQNIKGEQCAIEVYNKLLKITEGKDALTYNMILEILKDEVEHEDDLENLLEDMKKMK; this is encoded by the coding sequence ATGGGAACAAAAGGTAGAGGAATTGTTAAGGATTTGAATAAAATAGTGAATGAGCTGAAGAAAGCTCTTGCGGATGAATGGCTTGCATACTACCAGTATTGGGCGGGGGCGAAGATTGTTAAAGGAGCAATGAGGGAGGTTATAGCGGGTGAACTTGAAGAGCATGCAAAAGATGAATTGAAGCATGCGGAGATGATAGTTAATAGATTACTTCAGCTTGGAGAAAAACCGATTTTAAGCCCCAAGGAATGGTATTCTCTTACAAATTGTGGATATGAAATTCCATCTGAAGATTGCAAGAAAATAATAGAGCAAAACATAAAAGGAGAGCAATGTGCAATAGAAGTGTATAATAAATTGCTGAAAATCACTGAGGGAAAGGATGCGCTCACATATAATATGATTCTTGAAATTCTCAAAGATGAAGTAGAACATGAAGATGATCTGGAAAATTTACTCGAAGATATGAAAAAAATGAAGTAA